The following coding sequences are from one Niveibacterium umoris window:
- a CDS encoding class I SAM-dependent methyltransferase yields MTNYLLADSPTDHFSPLAQGYVLFRPRYPRSLYDYLLAWVPHHELAWDAGCGSGQATLDLAERFDHVVGTDISEAQIAAAPAHPKIEWRVAPAEASGLADESVDLVTCAQSLHWFPLEAFYAEANRVLVPGGVIAAWTYGTVEVDHEAINTLVQAFRTETLGALWNPERAHVDTRYAQLAFPFEEVQTPPYTLSVEWTLAQLLGYLRSWSACGRYVAMYGNDPTEALAQKLLAAWGHPQETISISWPLTLRIGRKA; encoded by the coding sequence ATGACGAACTACCTGCTTGCCGACAGCCCGACCGACCACTTCTCGCCACTGGCACAGGGTTACGTGCTGTTCCGCCCGCGTTACCCGCGCTCGCTGTACGACTACCTGCTCGCCTGGGTGCCGCATCACGAACTCGCCTGGGACGCCGGCTGCGGCAGCGGACAGGCTACGCTGGATCTGGCCGAGCGCTTCGACCATGTGGTCGGCACCGACATCAGCGAGGCGCAGATTGCCGCCGCACCGGCCCATCCGAAAATCGAATGGCGGGTCGCCCCCGCCGAAGCGAGCGGGCTTGCCGATGAAAGCGTCGACCTGGTGACCTGCGCGCAGTCGCTGCACTGGTTCCCGCTCGAAGCCTTCTACGCCGAAGCGAACCGTGTGCTGGTGCCGGGCGGCGTCATCGCGGCGTGGACCTACGGCACGGTGGAAGTCGATCACGAAGCGATCAACACCCTGGTGCAGGCCTTCCGCACCGAGACCCTCGGCGCGCTGTGGAACCCGGAGCGCGCCCACGTCGACACCCGCTACGCACAGCTCGCCTTCCCCTTCGAGGAAGTGCAGACGCCGCCTTACACGCTGTCGGTGGAATGGACACTGGCCCAGCTGCTCGGCTACCTGCGCAGCTGGTCGGCCTGTGGCCGCTACGTTGCGATGTATGGCAACGACCCGACCGAGGCGCTCGCCCAGAAACTGCTCGCGGCATGGGGACATCCGCAGGAAACGATCTCGATCAGCTGGCCGCTGACCCTGCGCATCGGGCGCAAGGCCTGA
- a CDS encoding DUF2087 domain-containing protein, whose translation MSRTTLPYYADDISALARSLAQQLSALDGPPGHVQVLNALARATGFRNYQSYRAEHKRTVPTARPAPPCLPAPKDHAQLLRFFDDSGRLLRWPTKASHRLPCVLGVWAQMPARIAMSEREVNAWIISALAFEDHVLIRRELVNHGLLARTPDGRVYRRVELPVPEAHASLVSEVCRRARPSTS comes from the coding sequence GTGTCCCGTACTACCCTGCCTTACTACGCCGACGATATTTCGGCGCTTGCCCGCTCGCTCGCCCAGCAACTGTCGGCACTCGATGGCCCGCCCGGTCATGTGCAGGTGCTCAACGCCCTCGCCCGAGCGACCGGATTCCGCAATTACCAGAGCTATCGTGCCGAGCACAAACGCACCGTGCCGACCGCGCGGCCGGCTCCACCCTGCCTTCCGGCGCCGAAGGACCACGCCCAACTGTTGCGCTTCTTCGACGACAGTGGGCGCCTGCTGCGCTGGCCGACCAAGGCTTCGCACCGTCTGCCCTGCGTGCTGGGGGTATGGGCGCAGATGCCGGCGCGCATCGCGATGAGCGAGCGCGAGGTGAATGCCTGGATCATCTCGGCGCTGGCGTTCGAGGACCATGTGCTGATCCGCCGCGAGCTGGTGAACCACGGCTTGCTGGCGCGCACGCCGGATGGGCGCGTGTATCGCCGCGTCGAGCTTCCGGTACCCGAGGCGCATGCGTCGCTGGTGTCAGAGGTGTGTCGCCGCGCGCGGCCGTCGACGAGCTAA
- a CDS encoding sigma-70 family RNA polymerase sigma factor, translated as MLLILRQRHFERVVRAYSADLYRFAYWLCRDRFVAEELVQETCTRAWNAWENLRDKDNPKPWLLQILRNEHARLYERKQFDYADEAPEDLDLPAEHSPIALYEMEQLIGSLPLSLREPFLLQTLGGYSSAEIATMLETTEGAINVRLTRARQALRGVLEGSPADQKRGKA; from the coding sequence ATGTTGCTCATCCTTCGCCAGCGCCATTTCGAACGGGTGGTTCGCGCCTACAGCGCCGACCTGTACCGTTTCGCGTACTGGCTCTGCCGCGACCGTTTCGTCGCCGAAGAGCTGGTGCAGGAGACGTGCACCCGTGCCTGGAACGCCTGGGAAAACCTTCGCGACAAGGACAACCCCAAGCCCTGGCTGCTGCAGATCCTGCGCAACGAGCACGCCCGGTTGTACGAGCGCAAGCAGTTCGACTACGCCGACGAGGCGCCGGAAGACCTGGATCTGCCGGCCGAGCATTCGCCGATCGCGCTGTACGAGATGGAACAGTTGATAGGGAGTTTGCCGTTGTCGCTGCGCGAGCCCTTTCTTTTGCAGACGCTGGGGGGCTACTCGTCGGCGGAAATCGCGACGATGCTCGAAACCACCGAAGGGGCCATCAATGTCCGGCTGACCCGCGCGCGGCAGGCGCTGCGCGGTGTGCTTGAGGGTTCGCCGGCC
- a CDS encoding DUF2268 domain-containing putative Zn-dependent protease (predicted Zn-dependent protease with a strongly conserved HExxH motif), producing MKLLHRFVCALFAFVCVLAAADASAARKGKAAPGRAAPADYVHVSINDLSERFIGFYNDANKPGISEAQRWTLWTRQYGFGALPSGPDGEAQARALLAEAWPHYPEAMDRIVAGYGGMRPAPERQARAAAELLKLDQPMHLRITAYVGFLDGTAFTIGNRGEVRVAIPIDDSPEHRAIVAAHELTHAVHITLGALEGEGAQSVAATALSEGLAMHASQALVPGARVERYVEVTPGWLRAAEGMQRQIYESFRPLLTRDDADTLARVTVGHGSTGLEREAYYVGWKVVGLWLAEGRSLAQIARIPPARMAAEVDGALGRLLAKLPPRDTSELRF from the coding sequence ATGAAACTGCTTCACCGATTTGTCTGCGCGCTCTTCGCGTTTGTGTGTGTCCTCGCGGCGGCGGATGCGTCCGCCGCCAGGAAAGGCAAGGCGGCGCCTGGGCGTGCCGCGCCCGCCGACTACGTGCATGTGTCGATCAACGACCTGTCCGAACGCTTCATCGGGTTTTACAACGACGCCAACAAGCCCGGCATCAGCGAGGCGCAACGCTGGACGCTGTGGACCCGGCAATACGGATTCGGCGCCTTGCCGAGCGGGCCGGACGGCGAGGCCCAGGCGCGTGCGCTGCTGGCGGAGGCCTGGCCGCACTATCCGGAGGCGATGGATCGCATCGTCGCGGGCTACGGCGGCATGCGGCCGGCGCCCGAACGCCAGGCGCGCGCAGCGGCCGAACTGCTCAAGCTCGACCAGCCGATGCATTTGCGGATCACCGCCTACGTCGGCTTTCTCGACGGCACCGCGTTCACGATTGGCAACCGCGGCGAAGTGCGGGTCGCGATTCCGATCGACGATAGCCCGGAACACCGTGCGATCGTCGCGGCCCACGAACTGACGCATGCGGTACACATCACGCTGGGGGCCTTGGAAGGCGAGGGGGCTCAATCGGTAGCGGCGACCGCGTTGTCGGAGGGACTGGCGATGCACGCGTCGCAGGCCCTCGTTCCCGGTGCGCGGGTGGAGCGCTATGTCGAGGTCACGCCCGGCTGGCTGCGCGCGGCCGAGGGCATGCAACGGCAGATCTACGAGTCCTTCCGGCCGCTGCTGACCCGCGACGACGCTGACACGCTGGCACGCGTTACCGTCGGGCACGGCAGCACCGGGCTTGAGCGCGAGGCCTACTACGTGGGCTGGAAAGTGGTCGGGCTGTGGCTCGCCGAAGGGCGCAGCCTTGCGCAGATCGCACGGATTCCGCCCGCGCGCATGGCTGCGGAGGTCGATGGCGCGCTCGGGCGCCTGCTGGCGAAGCTGCCGCCGCGTGACACCAGCGAATTGCGCTTCTGA
- a CDS encoding M13 family metallopeptidase → MQTLAARSVAALMALTVVFVSAHAADPASQTPLDAMPYTPSLDVSAMDRDANPCEDLYQYACGNWIKNNPIPADQSHWSVYSKLAADGQRFQWGILQRLADAKNGNTPLQQKLGNYFAACMDEAHVEASGATPMAPVLKRIDALQSHRELPALLAELHQDLPGASPFFGFFAAQDFADADRVIAFAAAGGLGLPDRDNYLKTDERNRALRKQYIEHIARMFVLLGDDVAQAERNAADVMRIETALARASLSRVDLRDPIKQHHPMDARQLQALTPHFDWSGYLAGVQLRELEQFNVTEPKFYRRLDALLTQEPLEAQKTYLRWHAARAFAPHLSKVFVDESFAFYGKTLLGTPEQKPRWKRCVMLADQQLGEALGQEFVSRAFSAELKAQTQRMTQQIEEAMAKDIDSLPWMSKETKARAQEKLRAIVNKIGYPDKWRNYDAFVVSRGDYAGNVVRGSRFEAQRQFAKIGKPLDRGEWDMTPSTVNAYYNPQMNDINFPAAVLQPPLYDPKLDDAPNYGNTGGTIGHELTHAFDDEGRHFDGQGRLRDWWSRRDAKAFEERAQCIVDQYAKYVVVDDIKINSRLTLGEDIADLGGMILAWSAWKAEVAGKALESRDGLTPDQRFFVGFAQWACEATRPEELRIHAMTDPHSPGKYRINGVAANMPEFQQAFACKAGQAMVKARRCRVW, encoded by the coding sequence ATGCAAACCCTTGCCGCACGCAGCGTCGCCGCGCTGATGGCGCTGACGGTCGTGTTCGTTTCCGCACATGCCGCCGATCCCGCCTCGCAAACGCCGCTCGACGCCATGCCGTACACGCCCAGTCTCGACGTCAGCGCGATGGATCGCGATGCGAATCCCTGCGAAGACCTCTACCAGTACGCCTGCGGTAACTGGATCAAGAACAACCCGATTCCGGCCGATCAATCGCACTGGAGCGTCTATAGCAAGCTGGCTGCGGACGGGCAGCGTTTCCAGTGGGGCATCCTGCAACGCCTTGCCGATGCGAAGAACGGCAACACGCCCCTGCAGCAGAAGCTCGGCAACTACTTCGCCGCGTGCATGGACGAAGCGCACGTCGAGGCGTCAGGCGCGACGCCGATGGCGCCTGTGCTCAAGCGCATCGATGCGCTGCAGTCACATCGCGAGTTGCCCGCCCTGCTGGCGGAGCTTCACCAGGATCTACCCGGCGCTAGCCCGTTCTTCGGTTTCTTCGCGGCACAGGATTTTGCAGACGCCGACCGCGTGATCGCGTTTGCGGCCGCTGGCGGACTCGGCCTGCCCGATCGCGACAACTATCTGAAGACCGACGAACGCAATCGCGCCTTGCGCAAGCAGTACATCGAACACATCGCGCGCATGTTCGTGCTGCTCGGCGACGACGTGGCGCAAGCCGAGCGCAATGCCGCCGACGTGATGCGGATCGAGACTGCGCTGGCGCGCGCTTCGCTGTCGCGCGTCGATCTGCGCGATCCGATCAAGCAGCACCACCCGATGGATGCCAGGCAACTGCAGGCACTGACACCGCATTTCGATTGGTCGGGCTACCTGGCTGGCGTGCAGCTGCGCGAGCTGGAGCAGTTCAACGTGACCGAGCCGAAGTTCTATCGCCGGCTCGACGCACTGCTCACGCAGGAGCCCCTGGAAGCGCAGAAGACCTACCTGCGCTGGCATGCGGCGCGCGCTTTCGCGCCGCACCTGTCCAAAGTCTTCGTGGACGAGAGCTTTGCCTTCTACGGCAAGACCCTGCTGGGGACGCCCGAACAGAAACCGCGCTGGAAGCGCTGTGTGATGCTGGCCGATCAGCAGTTGGGCGAGGCGCTCGGGCAGGAGTTTGTCAGTCGCGCCTTCAGCGCAGAGCTCAAGGCGCAGACACAGCGCATGACGCAGCAGATCGAAGAGGCGATGGCCAAGGACATCGACAGCCTGCCCTGGATGAGCAAGGAAACCAAGGCGCGGGCGCAGGAAAAGCTGCGGGCGATCGTCAACAAGATCGGCTACCCGGACAAGTGGCGCAACTACGATGCCTTCGTCGTCTCGCGCGGCGATTACGCAGGCAATGTGGTGCGAGGCAGCCGCTTCGAGGCACAGCGCCAGTTCGCGAAGATCGGCAAGCCGCTCGATCGCGGCGAATGGGACATGACGCCGTCAACGGTCAACGCCTACTACAACCCGCAGATGAACGACATCAACTTCCCGGCCGCGGTGCTGCAGCCGCCCTTGTACGACCCGAAGCTGGACGATGCGCCGAACTACGGCAATACCGGTGGCACGATCGGGCACGAACTGACGCACGCCTTCGACGACGAGGGCCGACACTTCGACGGCCAGGGGCGTCTGCGTGACTGGTGGTCGCGACGTGACGCCAAGGCCTTCGAAGAGCGCGCGCAGTGCATCGTCGATCAGTACGCGAAGTACGTCGTGGTGGACGACATCAAGATCAACAGCCGCCTGACGCTGGGCGAAGACATCGCCGACCTCGGCGGCATGATCCTGGCGTGGTCCGCCTGGAAGGCGGAGGTTGCCGGAAAGGCGCTGGAGTCGCGCGACGGTCTGACGCCTGATCAGCGCTTCTTTGTCGGCTTCGCGCAATGGGCGTGCGAAGCGACGCGCCCGGAAGAGCTTCGTATCCATGCGATGACCGACCCGCATTCGCCGGGCAAGTACCGCATCAACGGGGTAGCGGCGAACATGCCCGAGTTCCAGCAGGCATTTGCCTGCAAGGCGGGGCAGGCGATGGTGAAGGCCAGGCGCTGCCGCGTCTGGTAA
- a CDS encoding LysE/ArgO family amino acid transporter produces the protein MNAHIVLQGFLVTAGLIMAIGAQNAHVLKMGLTRQHVLPTILVCALSDAFLIGLGVTGMGKVIEHFPVAVEAATWGGAAFLLWYGLRALRSAFGAHVLTPADAPAMPLKQAMLLVLGFTYLNPHAYLDTIVLIGSIGGREHGLDRIGFWLGCVAASLSWFVLLGYGARWLAPLFARPISWRVLDAMIGVGMGLIAISLVR, from the coding sequence ATGAACGCCCACATCGTCCTCCAAGGTTTCCTCGTCACCGCCGGCCTGATCATGGCGATCGGCGCCCAGAACGCCCATGTGCTGAAGATGGGACTGACCCGACAGCACGTACTGCCAACCATCCTTGTCTGCGCGCTGTCCGATGCCTTCCTGATCGGCTTGGGCGTAACCGGCATGGGCAAGGTGATCGAACACTTCCCGGTCGCGGTGGAGGCGGCAACCTGGGGTGGCGCGGCCTTCCTGCTGTGGTACGGGCTACGTGCGTTGCGCTCGGCTTTCGGCGCGCACGTGCTGACGCCGGCCGATGCACCAGCCATGCCGCTCAAGCAGGCCATGCTGCTGGTGCTGGGCTTCACCTACCTGAATCCGCATGCCTATCTCGACACCATCGTGCTGATCGGTTCGATCGGCGGGCGCGAGCACGGGCTCGATCGCATCGGTTTCTGGCTTGGCTGCGTGGCGGCCTCGCTGTCGTGGTTCGTGCTGCTGGGCTACGGCGCGCGCTGGCTGGCGCCGCTGTTCGCTCGCCCGATTTCATGGCGGGTGCTCGACGCGATGATCGGCGTCGGCATGGGCCTCATCGCGATCTCGCTGGTGCGCTGA
- a CDS encoding LysR family transcriptional regulator ArgP: protein MKIDFSLLECLETVVTEGSFEKAARTLSITQSAVSQRIRQFEQQVGAPLLYRTRPVTPTPAAQPLLRFARQTQLLALDVWPELLETVTRGRLRIAVNADSLGSWVLPALAPWAERTAAMLDFVVDDQEHTQQWLRDGDVIGSISSDAAAGRGFSSVPLGSMPYVCVASPAFVARHLPRGLDRMAIRAAPALVFNRRDALLAEHLRRHLRIKEPAFPNHFVPAYEAFLNAALLGYGYGLLPRVQCQQALAAGQLVDLTPQTPMVVPLYWNTWQLDSEIVGSLTAALVAGAAAALDPMPRSPARGRAAPPAGPRST from the coding sequence ATGAAAATCGACTTCAGCCTGCTCGAATGTCTTGAGACGGTGGTGACCGAAGGCAGCTTCGAGAAAGCCGCACGAACGCTGTCGATCACGCAATCTGCGGTGTCGCAACGCATCCGCCAGTTCGAGCAGCAGGTCGGCGCCCCGCTCCTCTACCGCACCCGGCCGGTCACGCCCACGCCGGCCGCGCAGCCGCTGCTGCGCTTCGCGCGCCAGACCCAGCTGCTGGCGCTGGATGTGTGGCCCGAACTTCTGGAAACGGTCACCCGCGGGCGCCTGCGCATCGCCGTGAATGCCGACAGCCTCGGCTCGTGGGTGCTGCCGGCGCTGGCTCCGTGGGCCGAAAGGACAGCCGCGATGCTCGATTTCGTGGTAGACGATCAGGAGCACACCCAGCAATGGCTGCGCGACGGCGACGTGATCGGGTCGATCAGTTCCGATGCCGCCGCCGGGCGCGGCTTCAGTTCGGTGCCGCTGGGCAGCATGCCCTACGTTTGCGTGGCCTCGCCCGCCTTCGTCGCGCGCCACCTCCCGCGCGGGCTCGACCGCATGGCGATCCGCGCCGCGCCGGCACTGGTCTTCAACCGCCGCGACGCGCTGCTGGCCGAGCATTTGCGCCGGCATTTGCGCATCAAGGAACCGGCTTTCCCCAACCACTTCGTGCCTGCTTACGAGGCTTTCCTGAACGCGGCTCTGCTCGGCTACGGCTATGGCCTGCTACCGCGCGTGCAATGCCAGCAGGCACTCGCGGCCGGGCAGCTTGTGGACCTCACGCCGCAGACGCCGATGGTGGTCCCGCTTTACTGGAACACCTGGCAACTCGATTCTGAGATTGTCGGCTCGCTCACCGCCGCCCTGGTCGCAGGTGCTGCCGCTGCGCTCGATCCGATGCCCCGCAGCCCGGCCCGGGGTCGCGCAGCGCCGCCGGCAGGTCCACGCAGCACCTGA
- a CDS encoding PAS domain-containing sensor histidine kinase: MTRAATDTSPPADPALGSLASYAALRRALATLLALYGITAMVVAWLPTTQSGWASSLLHPTAGGMALTGAIALWGGALFPNAVRATIAAGVVTCLAPLVLLAPGTAGAAWPADASGWPAWLMLAGWMLVLVSSPHTPRWAGRLQSLGAGSMMAGGALLIGGAYLRLDLFYGLPQLAARPLPVGFACAGLGMLLMRQRSGAQAIARREELLISRIGLAVLAVIAFASSLVSFVALQDKLESALNQQLHVTLQNRQFIFYTALDAAHLNAAPVLDDTVLAGAIERARAGSPASEDLIRLVDSKLPPVSPTQTARSDIARAIEVRNATGVLARQGDFLTGTAVWSNTRKRSEVTLMWQAGVPYLQQRLRIDNMQRAEVGEIVIQQGMPAWEALVDSAADLGDTATMFLCGIRDSQIRCLRSRHPEALWSPGNAELRERIESSALYGEMSAASTPSFVHGPDGRLVMLAHRPLGRLDLAKKVASNGLAILITEDPAEFYAPIRTQLNRVVLIALPVILLGGLLLGSLVRPLVRALRSNEARFRELTELSSDGYWQMDARLRFVDIVGRGFDRSRIRIEDWRGRRIEDFPLLAADRVRAAEIAHAMAQRQPFSSISLRLQEDAQDRVSHLDFSGTPLFDEHGTFVGYRGVCLDMTKRRLAEQQLQQVQEELLRTEKLASLGRLVAGVAHELNTPLGNGVTVTSALASELRDFNRVAQAGALKRSTLSDFVLHAERSIDLIERSLERATHIVHQFREISASHSSDERQGYDLRTLVGELHLQFDARCRAVQASFITEVPPDLNMEGFPRALERALANLTQNAITHGFAARPGGSIRISANALGTDRVRITVADDGEGMSAATLARAFEPFFTTRLGTGGSGLGLYIAHTLVNDVLGGTLKLESTPGEGCTATIELPRVSP; the protein is encoded by the coding sequence ATGACACGCGCCGCCACCGACACCTCGCCCCCTGCCGATCCGGCGCTCGGCAGCCTCGCTTCCTATGCCGCCTTGCGACGCGCACTGGCCACGTTGCTGGCGCTTTACGGCATCACGGCCATGGTCGTCGCCTGGCTGCCGACGACCCAGTCCGGCTGGGCCAGCAGCCTCCTGCATCCGACCGCCGGCGGCATGGCGCTCACCGGCGCCATCGCGCTGTGGGGCGGCGCCCTCTTTCCGAATGCCGTGCGCGCGACGATTGCCGCCGGCGTCGTGACATGCCTGGCGCCGCTCGTGCTGCTCGCACCCGGCACTGCCGGCGCGGCATGGCCCGCCGACGCGTCGGGCTGGCCCGCGTGGCTGATGCTGGCGGGCTGGATGCTGGTGCTCGTCAGCAGCCCCCACACGCCGCGCTGGGCCGGGCGGCTTCAATCACTCGGCGCCGGCAGCATGATGGCAGGCGGTGCGCTCTTGATTGGCGGCGCCTACCTGCGCCTCGATCTGTTCTACGGCCTGCCGCAGCTTGCCGCACGCCCGCTGCCTGTGGGCTTCGCCTGCGCGGGGCTGGGCATGCTGCTGATGCGCCAGCGCTCCGGCGCACAAGCCATCGCACGGCGCGAGGAATTGCTGATCTCGCGCATCGGACTCGCCGTGCTCGCGGTGATCGCCTTCGCAAGCAGCCTGGTGAGTTTCGTCGCACTGCAGGACAAACTCGAGTCCGCGCTCAACCAGCAACTGCATGTCACGCTGCAGAACCGTCAGTTCATCTTCTACACCGCACTCGATGCCGCCCACCTGAACGCGGCGCCGGTGCTCGACGACACCGTGCTGGCAGGCGCCATCGAGCGTGCCCGTGCCGGCTCGCCTGCGAGCGAAGACCTGATTCGCCTCGTGGACAGCAAGCTGCCGCCGGTGAGCCCGACACAGACCGCCCGTTCCGACATCGCGCGCGCAATCGAAGTGCGCAACGCGACTGGCGTGCTTGCCCGCCAGGGCGACTTCCTCACCGGCACCGCCGTGTGGTCGAACACGCGCAAGCGCAGCGAAGTGACCCTGATGTGGCAGGCCGGCGTGCCCTACCTGCAACAGCGCCTGCGGATCGACAACATGCAACGCGCAGAGGTCGGCGAAATCGTCATCCAGCAAGGCATGCCAGCCTGGGAGGCACTGGTGGATTCGGCGGCCGACCTTGGCGACACCGCCACCATGTTCCTCTGCGGTATCCGCGACAGCCAGATCCGCTGTCTGCGTTCGCGCCACCCCGAAGCCCTGTGGTCACCCGGCAATGCGGAATTGCGCGAGCGCATCGAAAGTTCGGCGCTGTATGGCGAAATGAGCGCGGCCAGCACGCCGAGCTTCGTGCACGGGCCTGACGGCCGCCTGGTGATGCTGGCGCACCGCCCGCTCGGCCGCCTCGACCTCGCGAAAAAGGTCGCCAGCAATGGCCTTGCGATCCTGATTACCGAAGACCCGGCCGAGTTCTACGCGCCGATCCGCACCCAGCTCAACCGTGTGGTGCTGATCGCGCTGCCAGTGATCCTGCTCGGCGGGCTGCTGCTCGGCTCGCTGGTGCGGCCGCTGGTACGCGCCCTGCGCAGCAACGAAGCGCGCTTTCGCGAACTCACCGAACTGTCGTCCGACGGCTACTGGCAGATGGATGCCCGGCTGCGTTTCGTCGACATCGTCGGCCGCGGTTTCGACCGCTCGCGCATTCGGATCGAGGACTGGCGCGGACGCCGCATCGAGGACTTCCCGCTGCTGGCTGCAGACCGCGTCCGCGCTGCGGAGATCGCCCACGCGATGGCGCAGCGCCAGCCCTTCAGCAGCATCAGCCTGCGCTTACAGGAGGATGCGCAGGACCGGGTGAGCCACCTCGACTTTTCGGGCACCCCGCTGTTCGATGAGCACGGCACTTTCGTCGGCTACCGCGGCGTCTGCCTCGACATGACCAAACGCCGGCTCGCCGAGCAGCAGTTGCAACAGGTGCAGGAAGAACTGCTGCGCACCGAAAAACTCGCATCGCTCGGCCGTCTCGTTGCCGGCGTCGCGCATGAACTCAACACCCCGCTTGGCAACGGTGTCACCGTGACCAGTGCGCTGGCGTCGGAACTGCGTGACTTCAATCGCGTCGCCCAGGCCGGCGCACTCAAGCGCAGCACGCTCAGCGATTTCGTGCTGCATGCCGAGCGCAGCATCGACCTGATCGAGCGATCGCTCGAACGCGCCACGCACATCGTGCATCAGTTCCGCGAGATATCCGCCAGCCACAGCAGCGACGAACGCCAAGGCTACGACCTGCGCACCCTCGTCGGCGAATTGCACCTGCAGTTCGATGCGCGCTGCCGCGCCGTGCAGGCGAGCTTCATCACCGAAGTCCCGCCTGACCTGAACATGGAAGGCTTCCCGCGGGCACTCGAACGGGCGCTCGCCAACCTGACGCAGAATGCCATCACGCACGGATTCGCCGCACGCCCCGGTGGCAGCATCCGCATCAGCGCGAACGCGCTGGGCACGGACCGGGTGCGAATCACGGTTGCCGACGACGGAGAAGGCATGAGCGCCGCCACCCTCGCGCGTGCCTTCGAGCCCTTCTTCACCACCCGGCTTGGCACCGGTGGCAGCGGACTTGGCCTTTACATCGCCCACACCCTGGTCAACGACGTTCTCGGCGGCACCCTCAAGCTTGAAAGCACCCCCGGCGAAGGCTGCACCGCGACGATCGAACTCCCGCGCGTCAGTCCCTGA
- a CDS encoding TfoX/Sxy family protein: protein MTDDTPIDSLRNLGPRSRQMLAAVGVHSRADLASRGAVEVWDAVRRAGLPASLNLLWALVGALEGRDWREVARTDRLDLLTRIEALAEARKHLGEGD, encoded by the coding sequence ATGACCGACGACACACCGATCGACTCGCTCAGAAATCTGGGTCCACGCTCGCGACAGATGCTCGCAGCGGTCGGTGTGCATTCCCGGGCCGATCTGGCCAGCCGCGGCGCGGTGGAAGTGTGGGACGCGGTGCGTCGCGCGGGGTTGCCAGCCAGCCTCAATCTGCTCTGGGCGCTGGTCGGCGCACTTGAAGGCCGCGACTGGCGCGAGGTCGCGCGTACCGACCGACTCGATTTGCTGACTCGGATCGAGGCCCTCGCCGAGGCGCGCAAGCACCTGGGCGAGGGAGACTGA
- a CDS encoding DUF4124 domain-containing protein, translating to MSRLLIAILCCAAALPALAGVYKWVDANGKVHYSDQPPPSADASSVSITRPSGVTAPETSVNPKGDTKAAKAKEDEARERERKKVCDDLRAEQVKLENSPSGNALKTGDERALRAKMIEQNQIALKYYGC from the coding sequence ATGTCCAGACTGTTGATCGCAATCCTGTGCTGTGCCGCCGCGCTGCCCGCGCTTGCCGGGGTCTACAAGTGGGTCGACGCAAACGGCAAGGTGCATTACAGCGATCAGCCGCCGCCCAGCGCGGACGCCAGCTCTGTCTCGATTACCCGCCCCTCGGGCGTAACGGCCCCTGAAACGTCGGTCAATCCCAAGGGCGACACCAAGGCGGCCAAGGCGAAGGAAGATGAGGCACGCGAGCGCGAACGCAAGAAGGTCTGCGATGACCTGCGTGCCGAGCAGGTGAAGCTGGAAAATTCGCCGAGCGGTAATGCGCTCAAGACCGGCGATGAGCGCGCCCTGCGCGCCAAGATGATCGAGCAGAACCAGATCGCGCTGAAGTACTACGGCTGCTGA
- the crcB gene encoding fluoride efflux transporter CrcB has translation MFANLIAVGGGAALGAWARWGLGMLLNPLFAGFPLGTLAANLIGGFLMGLALALIQFVPELPVALRLLATTGFLGGLTTFSSFSGEVFQLFERQAVGMALVAIATHVGGSLLMTWAGWSLFQALRG, from the coding sequence ATGTTCGCGAATCTGATTGCCGTTGGTGGCGGCGCCGCCCTCGGCGCCTGGGCCCGCTGGGGCCTTGGCATGCTGCTCAACCCGTTGTTTGCCGGGTTCCCGCTCGGCACCCTCGCCGCCAACCTGATCGGCGGCTTCCTGATGGGGCTCGCGCTCGCGCTGATCCAGTTCGTGCCGGAATTGCCGGTGGCGCTGCGCCTGCTCGCGACGACCGGCTTCCTCGGCGGGCTGACCACCTTTTCAAGTTTTTCCGGCGAAGTGTTCCAGCTCTTCGAGCGCCAGGCGGTCGGCATGGCGCTGGTCGCCATCGCCACCCATGTGGGCGGCTCGCTGCTGATGACCTGGGCCGGCTGGTCGCTGTTTCAGGCCCTGCGCGGCTGA